GCCCTTGTGCCGCAGATGAACCCTGTCAGGATCACGGCGGGGAAAAAGGTCAGATAGGGAAATCCGGCGGGCAACCAGGGATCGACCAGAAAGCGCAGCGCCAGTGCGATGAAAAACGAGCCCAGCGTGAATCCGACCACAAAGGGGCGGGAGCGTGTGGTCAGGCTCCAGGCGCTCAGTCTGTCGAGCATGAAAATCCTCGGGGAAACACGCAGGTCAATCTTGCCGCGTCATGGGGGATATTTTGGGCAGACTGGCGTGTTTCATCGCGCACGGAAAGGGGAATTTTGCGCAGAAAAATGGCCCCGCAAATCAGCGGGGCCAAGGCAGACAGGGAGGGAAAACGAGAGGCAGTTGCGCGGCATCGGTGTCTTTCACGAAGGGCGTGGCAGAAACAATGCCGCGTCTCGGGGGGATAACGCCGCAAGGGCCACCGGGTTCCCGCAGCTTTGCATTTTTATGCGCGGGCGCGTGGTCATGGGACAGGGGATTGACCTGCGGCCCGGAACCATGCTGCGATCCCTCGGTGTGCCGCAGCAGGAGCCCGCATGATCCGCAGTCGCCCAGAGGATTGGTATCGCCTTCGCCCGTTGTCGGACGGCGTGACCTGGATCGACGAGCCGCATATCCGGGAGTTCTATCGCTGCAACATCTGGCATGTGCGCGGGCGCGACCGGGATATGCTGGTCGACAGCGGCATGGGGGTGGTCAGCCTGCGGCAATGGGTGCCACGGGTTTCGGAACGCCCGCTGGATGCAGTGGCAAGCCATACGCATTTCGACCATATCGGCTGCCATCACGAATTTTCCTGCCGCCTGTGCCACGCGGCTGAGGCGGCCATTCTGGCAGATCCGACGCGCGCGGCGACTTTCGCGGACAAATATGCCACCGATGATATTTTCACCCGTTTGCCGCCAGAGCCCTATGAATCGGCCCGTTACGAAGTGAAATCCGCCCCTGCCACACGGATCTTGCAGGATGGCGACGCGATTGATCTGGGCGACCGGCATTTCGAGGTGATCCACACCCCCGGCCATTCGCCCGGCGGCATCGCGCTGTGGGAGCGCGCCAGCGGCATCCTGTTTTCGGGCGATATCGTCTATGACGGCCCGCTGATTGAAGGCAGCACCCCCGAAGAGGACCGCCAGTATGTCGACAGCATGAAGCGCCTCTATGATCTGCCGGTGCGGGTGGTGCATGGCGGGCATTTTCCCAGCTATGATGGCGCAAGGCACCGGCAGATCATCGGCACCTGGCTGGCAGCAAAGGACACTGCATGACCCCCCGTTTCAATCAGCCGCTGGGCGGCAATGACATGCCGCGCTTTGGCGGCCCGGCGACGATGATGCGCCTGCCTGCGCAGGAAACGGCGGCGGGGCTGGATGCCTGTTTCGTGGGGATCCCGATGGATATCGGCACCTCCAACCGATCCGGCACCCGGCTTGGCCCCCGGCAGATCCGTGACGAAAGCC
The Gemmobacter fulvus genome window above contains:
- a CDS encoding MBL fold metallo-hydrolase, with translation MIRSRPEDWYRLRPLSDGVTWIDEPHIREFYRCNIWHVRGRDRDMLVDSGMGVVSLRQWVPRVSERPLDAVASHTHFDHIGCHHEFSCRLCHAAEAAILADPTRAATFADKYATDDIFTRLPPEPYESARYEVKSAPATRILQDGDAIDLGDRHFEVIHTPGHSPGGIALWERASGILFSGDIVYDGPLIEGSTPEEDRQYVDSMKRLYDLPVRVVHGGHFPSYDGARHRQIIGTWLAAKDTA